In Microbispora sp. ZYX-F-249, the genomic window CGCGCCGAGCGGAGCCGGTCGAGGCACAGGTTGGTGACGACCTTGGTCAGCCAGGCTTCCGGCACCTCGATCCGTTGCCGGTCCGCGGCCTGCCAGTGCAGGAACGCGTCCTGCACGGTGTCCTCGGCGTCGGCGGCCGAGCCCAGCAGACGGTAGGCCAGTGAGGCCAGCCGGTTCCGGCTGGCCTCGAACCGGCCGATGTCGAAGCGATCCGTGGCGCTGCTGTGCACGTGCACCACCCTAGGCGGCTACGCGAGGGCCTTTTCGGTGGTCGCGTCCGGTGCGGCGGCGAGGCGGCGCTTGTGCCTGGGCACGCCGAAGGTCGGGTGCGAGGTGGCCCACAGCGACATCGTGAGGATGCCCGCCTTGACCCGCGCGGCCTTCCGGCCGCCCACGTACTTCGGCTTCGCTCGCCCTTCGTCGTCGACCATCTGCAGGATCCCGTCCCGCCGCCCGAGGCTGATGTGGTTGTACGCGTAGGCCAGCTTGGTGTGGGTGATCTCGCGGCCGGTCAGGCGTCCCATGATCGCCTCGACGGCCTGCCGGCCGGTGTAGCCGGCTGAGGCGCAGGACATTGGAAGGGGGCGGCCGTTGTCGCCGATGGCGTGGGCGCTGTCGCCGATGGCGTAGACGTCCGGGTGCGAGACCGAGCGCATGGTGCGGTCGACGACGATCTGGCCGTTCCCGGTGACGTGCAGCCCGCCGATGGCGGCGATGGGGCTGAGCGCGAACCCGGCCGTCCACACGGTCGCGTCGGACGCCAAGGCGGTGCCGTCGGCGCACAGCACCCGTGCCGCTTCCACGGCTTCGACGCTGGTGTGCTCCATGACGGTGATGCCCAGCCGGTCGCAGGCCCGGCGCAGGTGGCCGCGGGCCCCTGTGGAGAGCCGGGCGCCCAGCTCGCCGCGGGCGACCAGCGTGACCGACAGGCCGGGGCGGGATTCGGCGATCTCGGTGGCGGTCTCGATGCCGGTCAGCCCGTCGCCGACGACCACCACTCGCCCGCCTCCGCCCCGCCTGTCCAGCCTGTCCAGGCGCTCGCGCAGGCGCAGCGCCGCGGGCCTGGCGGCGACGTCGAAGGCGTGCTCGGCCGCGCCGGGTACGGCGTGGTCGTCGCCGTGGCTGCCGAGCGCGTACACGAGCGTGTCGTAGCCGAGTTCGCCGCCGCCGTCGGCGTCGGCCACGGCGACGACCCTGCGCTCGGGGTCGACGACGGTGACGCGGGCCAGGCGCAGCCGTATTTCCGTGCCCGAGAAGACGTCGGCGAGTTCGGGGGCCTCGATGTCCCGGCCGGCCGCCAGCTGGTGCAGCCGCATGCGCTGGACGAAGTCCGGCACGGCGTTGACCACGGTGATCTCGGTGTCCGCCGGGGACAGCCGGCGGGCCAGGGTCCCCGCCGCGTAGGCCCCGGCATAGCCGGCGCCGAGGACGACGATGCGGTGCTTCATGCGATGCTCCTGTCGGTTCGCTTGCTCTCGGTGACCTGAGCGGAGCAGCGCCCCGATTCCTGACAGGAACGCATGTGGCATGGGTCACACAGCGTCAGAAGCATCGCCGTACCGTACGGCATGCGGAACCGGGGTGCGCATAGAATTCGCAGGCGATGACGGAGTACAGCTCGCAGGCAGACCCGGCGCGGAGTCTGGCCCTGCTGTGGCGCACGGGTGAGCGGACCGGGCGCAAGGGCAAACCGGATCTCGGCGTCGACCGGATCGTGCGTGCGGCGATTTCGGTGGCCGACGCCGAGGGCCTGGCCGCGCTGTCCATGCGGAAGGTCGCCGAACAGCTCGGCGTGGGGACGATGTCCCTGTACACCTACGTCCCGGGCAAGGCCGAGCTGATCGATGTCATGGTCGACACGGCGTACGGCGAGCTGCCCGCGCCCGCGGAGGTGCCGGGCGGCTGGCGGGGCAGGCTGGAGCTGATCGCCCGGGAGAACCTGGCGTTGTACCGGCGGCATCCGTGGGTGCTGCAGGTGTCGACGGCGAGCCGGCCCCCGCTCGGCCCCAACTTCATCGCGAAGTACGACTACGAGTTGCGGGCGGTCGACGGCATCGGCCTGGACGACCTCGAGATGGACTCGGTGGTCACACTGCTCAACGGCTACGTGAGCGGCGCGGCGCGGGGCGCGGTGGAGGCGGCGCAGGCGCCGGGCGACACGGGCGTGACCGACGAGCAGTGGTGGTACGCCCACGCGCCCTACCTGGCCAAGGTGTTCGATCCGCGGCGCTATCCGCTGGCGGCACGGGTGGGCGCGGCGGCGGGCGAGGCCTACAACGCGGCCTACGACCCGGACCAGGCGTTCGAGTTCGGCCTGCAGCGTGTGCTCGACGGCATCGGGGCGTTCGTCGCCGCCCGCACCGCCGTCTAAAGAGTCGGTAGGCCGGGCGGTGGATCCGCGCGTGCCTGCGTGACTACGGCCCCCGGTCCGGGGAACCTGCCCAGGCGGAGATCCGCACAGCGGCGGCCGGGGAACGGGGGCAGGGCGATGGCGACCACCGCGGGCGAGGCCGGGACCGGTCCGGAGCCGGCCAGTCTGCGCCTGCCGGGCATCGTGCTCGGGGTGGGGCTGGGCGGGTTCGTCGACGGGATCCTGCTGCACCAGCTCCTGCAGTGGCACCACATGCTGAGCAGCACGGACAGCGACCGCATCGGGGTGCGGTACTACGACCCCCGCACGGTCTCGGGGCTGGAGATGAACACGGTGTGGGACGGCCTGTTCCACACCGTGTGCTGGCTCGCGGTGCTGATCGGCCTCGCGATCCTGTACTCCCGGGTCACCCGCGAGCGGCGCCGGGTGTGGACCTCGCGGGTGCTGTGGGGGTGGATCCTGGCCGGTTGGGGCGTGTTCAATCTCGTCGAAGGCGTCCTGGACCACCAGATCCTGGGCATCCACCACGTGCGGGGCGGCCCCCACCAGCTGTGGTGGGACCTCGGCTTCCTCGTCCTGGGCGCGCTGCTGCTCGCCGGGGGTTACCTGCTCGCGCGCAGCGGGCGCTCCTTCGATCCCGCCGGGGCTCCCGCGTGACGGGTCACGGCGCCCACGTCGCGGGGGTGTCCGGCGTGCTCGCGCCGGTCCTCGTGCTGCTCGTCTACCTTCACCTGGCCCGGCGGGCGCGCCGCCGCAATCCGGTCCTGGGCTGGAGCGGGTGGCGTACGGCGAGCTTCGCCGCCGGGATTTCCCTGGTGGCGGCGGCGCTCCTGCCGCCCGTCGCGTCTTTCGCCCACGGCGACTTCCGCGGTCACATGGTGCAGCACCTGCTGATCGGGATGTACGCCCCGATCGGGCTGGTGCTGGGCGCTCCCGTCACCCTGCTGCTGCGGGCCCTGCCCGTCGCCGGGGCGCGGCGGCTGACCGCCGTGGTGCACAGCGGTCCCGGCCGGTTGGCGGCCCATCCGGTGACGGCACTGCTGCTGTCCACCGGCAGCCTCGTGGTGCTCTACTTCACGCCGCTGTACGAGGCCGCTGCGGCGCATCCGGCCGGGCACTGGCTGCTGCACGCCCACTTCCTGCTGTCGGGCTGCCTGTTCGCCCATGTGATCGCCGGTCCCGATCCCGCGCCCGCCAGGCCGGGCGTACGGGCCCGCCTGGTCTACCTGGGCTGCGCCATCGCCGTGCACGCGGTCGTCGCGCAGCTGATGTACGGCGGCTTGTGGCTGGAGGTGCGGGCCCCCGTGGCCGAGGTGCGGGGCGGCGCGGAGATCATGTACTACGGCGGCGACATCGCGGAGCTCCTTGTCGCCGCCGCCCTCGTCAGCACCTGGCGTCCCGAGCGCCGTGATCGTCCCGAGCGCCGTCGGCGACCGGCTGCCCGGGCCGCGGGCCGCCCTTGATCCAGATCATGGAACCCGGTCTGCGGGCCTCGCGGCGGATCTTCCACAGCGCGACCTTGCAGGTCAGCTCCTTGTACATGGCGCCCATGCGGCCGTCGAAGTAGACGTTCGTCGCGGTGTCGTCCTTGCGGGCGAACTGCCGCAGGCCGGCGCGCCGGCCGAGGCTGACACACGACCCCGTGAAGGCCAGGTCGATCACCGCCGGAGCGGTTCCCGCGATGCGGCTCAGCACGGTGTCGGCGGCCCGTGCCCCCAGCGGTCCGGCGGCGTAGCAGCTCATCCGCAGCGGCCGGCCCGACGGCGCGGCGGCGTCTCCGGCCGCGACGACGTGGTCGTCGTCGACGCTGGTCAGCGTCTCGTCGGTGAGCAGCCGGCCGAGCGCGTCGGTGCGCAGCCCGCTGGCCGCCGCCAACCGCGGCACACCGAAACCGGCGGCCCAGATGGTCAACGCGCTGGCCCGGACCACCCCGTCGGCGAAGACGACCGCATCCGGCCGGACCTCGTTCACCGCGGCGGCCTCGAGCACCACGACACCGTGCCGGGACAGCCACGTGGCCAGGGAACGGCGACCCGGCGCACTCAGCGACGGCGCCAGGGTGTGGCCGCACACGAGCGTGACGCCGCGCCCCTGCCCGGCCAGCTCGGCGGCCGTCTCGACACCGGTCAGCCCGCCGCCGACCACGGTGATCGGAGCGTCGGGGGGCAGCTCACGCAGTCTGGCGCGCAGCCGCCGCGCGGGCTCGAGTTCGGCGATGGGCACGGCGAACTCGGCCGCGCCGGGCACCGATGCCGGTATCGCGCAGGTGCTGCCGACCGCGTAGACGACGTAGTCGTAGCCGAGGGCGCGGCCCGACGCCAGCCGTACCGTGCGGGCGGCGGTGTCGATGCGCTCGGCGCTGTCGACGACCAGCCTGACGCCGTCGCCGAGCAGCGTGCCGTAGTCCGCCGTGGCCTGGCCGGTGCCGGCCGCGAACTGGTGCAGCCGGATTCGGTCGACGAACTCCGGGCGTGGGTTGACCAGCGTGACGCCGATGTCGGGGCGCGTCCGCAGCCGGTTGGCCGCGAGCGTGCCGGCGTAGCCGCCGCCGATGACGACGACCTTGTGGGCGGCGTGGTGTCCGGTCGTGGACATGGTGGGTTCCCTTCTCGAACTCGCGCTGAGTGGCTCTTCCACCTGTCCGACAACGCACCTGCCCGGAATGTGAGGCGAGCCGCCGGCCTTACAGTTCGCCGCGCTGTCTTGTCGGACTGGTAGGGATGACGCGACCAAGGGAGCCGAGCACACCATGACCATCCAGTCCGAGCCGGGAGGCGGCCGGGTCGATCCCGGCCTGAGCGTGATCATGAGCGAGCGGCGTCAGCTGATCAACCTGGCGTATCGCCTTCTCGGTTCCCTGGCCGACGCCGAGGACGTCGTGCAGGAGACCTACGCCCGCTGGTACGCCATGTCCCGGCGGCAGCAGGACGCCATCGCGTCCCCCGGCGCCTGGCTGACCAGGGTCGCCGGACGCATCTGCCTCAACGTGCTCTCCTCCGCGCGGGCCCGGCGGGAGACCTACGTGGGGGAATGGATTCCCGAGCCGCTGCCCGACCCCGGGGAGTGGCCCGGCGGGCGGCCGGGCGGTGCCACGGCCGACCCGGCCGACCGGATCACCCTGGACGAGTCGGTCAACCTGGCCTTCCTCGTCGTGCTCGACTCGATGACCCCGGCCGAGCGGGTCGCGTTCGTCCTGCACGACGTCTTCCGCTACTCCTTCGCCGAAGTGGCCGACATCGTCGGCCGCACCCCGGCCGCCTGCCGTCAGCTGGCCTCCTCCGCCCGCCGTCGCATCCGCGGCACACAGGCCCCCGTGGCTCCCGCGGCCCGTCAGGCCCGGATCGTCAAAGACTTCAAACGGGCGTTGGAAGCCGGGGACATCGACGCCCTCATCGGGCTCCTCGACCCCGGGGCCACGGCGGTCAGCGACGGCGGCGGCCTGGTCAGCACCACGCTGCACCCGATCGAAGGCGCCGAGCGGATCGTGCGCTCCCTGGTGCGTCTCCGGGGCAGGCTCCGCGGCCTGACGATCCTGGAGCGTACGGTCAACGGCCGGCCCGGGCTGGTCGCCCAGCAGGATGGAGTGACCGTGTCGGTGTACGGGTTCGAGGTCGCCG contains:
- a CDS encoding TetR/AcrR family transcriptional regulator encodes the protein MTEYSSQADPARSLALLWRTGERTGRKGKPDLGVDRIVRAAISVADAEGLAALSMRKVAEQLGVGTMSLYTYVPGKAELIDVMVDTAYGELPAPAEVPGGWRGRLELIARENLALYRRHPWVLQVSTASRPPLGPNFIAKYDYELRAVDGIGLDDLEMDSVVTLLNGYVSGAARGAVEAAQAPGDTGVTDEQWWYAHAPYLAKVFDPRRYPLAARVGAAAGEAYNAAYDPDQAFEFGLQRVLDGIGAFVAARTAV
- the sigJ gene encoding RNA polymerase sigma factor SigJ — protein: MTIQSEPGGGRVDPGLSVIMSERRQLINLAYRLLGSLADAEDVVQETYARWYAMSRRQQDAIASPGAWLTRVAGRICLNVLSSARARRETYVGEWIPEPLPDPGEWPGGRPGGATADPADRITLDESVNLAFLVVLDSMTPAERVAFVLHDVFRYSFAEVADIVGRTPAACRQLASSARRRIRGTQAPVAPAARQARIVKDFKRALEAGDIDALIGLLDPGATAVSDGGGLVSTTLHPIEGAERIVRSLVRLRGRLRGLTILERTVNGRPGLVAQQDGVTVSVYGFEVAGDRITHIWAVRNPDKLRPWTTGSPR
- a CDS encoding DUF2243 domain-containing protein translates to MATTAGEAGTGPEPASLRLPGIVLGVGLGGFVDGILLHQLLQWHHMLSSTDSDRIGVRYYDPRTVSGLEMNTVWDGLFHTVCWLAVLIGLAILYSRVTRERRRVWTSRVLWGWILAGWGVFNLVEGVLDHQILGIHHVRGGPHQLWWDLGFLVLGALLLAGGYLLARSGRSFDPAGAPA
- a CDS encoding NAD(P)/FAD-dependent oxidoreductase translates to MKHRIVVLGAGYAGAYAAGTLARRLSPADTEITVVNAVPDFVQRMRLHQLAAGRDIEAPELADVFSGTEIRLRLARVTVVDPERRVVAVADADGGGELGYDTLVYALGSHGDDHAVPGAAEHAFDVAARPAALRLRERLDRLDRRGGGGRVVVVGDGLTGIETATEIAESRPGLSVTLVARGELGARLSTGARGHLRRACDRLGITVMEHTSVEAVEAARVLCADGTALASDATVWTAGFALSPIAAIGGLHVTGNGQIVVDRTMRSVSHPDVYAIGDSAHAIGDNGRPLPMSCASAGYTGRQAVEAIMGRLTGREITHTKLAYAYNHISLGRRDGILQMVDDEGRAKPKYVGGRKAARVKAGILTMSLWATSHPTFGVPRHKRRLAAAPDATTEKALA
- a CDS encoding NAD(P)/FAD-dependent oxidoreductase translates to MSTTGHHAAHKVVVIGGGYAGTLAANRLRTRPDIGVTLVNPRPEFVDRIRLHQFAAGTGQATADYGTLLGDGVRLVVDSAERIDTAARTVRLASGRALGYDYVVYAVGSTCAIPASVPGAAEFAVPIAELEPARRLRARLRELPPDAPITVVGGGLTGVETAAELAGQGRGVTLVCGHTLAPSLSAPGRRSLATWLSRHGVVVLEAAAVNEVRPDAVVFADGVVRASALTIWAAGFGVPRLAAASGLRTDALGRLLTDETLTSVDDDHVVAAGDAAAPSGRPLRMSCYAAGPLGARAADTVLSRIAGTAPAVIDLAFTGSCVSLGRRAGLRQFARKDDTATNVYFDGRMGAMYKELTCKVALWKIRREARRPGSMIWIKGGPRPGQPVADGARDDHGARDARC
- a CDS encoding cytochrome c oxidase assembly protein, with the translated sequence MTGHGAHVAGVSGVLAPVLVLLVYLHLARRARRRNPVLGWSGWRTASFAAGISLVAAALLPPVASFAHGDFRGHMVQHLLIGMYAPIGLVLGAPVTLLLRALPVAGARRLTAVVHSGPGRLAAHPVTALLLSTGSLVVLYFTPLYEAAAAHPAGHWLLHAHFLLSGCLFAHVIAGPDPAPARPGVRARLVYLGCAIAVHAVVAQLMYGGLWLEVRAPVAEVRGGAEIMYYGGDIAELLVAAALVSTWRPERRDRPERRRRPAARAAGRP